In Natronococcus occultus SP4, the following proteins share a genomic window:
- a CDS encoding acyl-CoA synthetase — protein sequence METAPNLADYEGLSEVFEWDSIYADADWNAPDEINVAHEVCDRYRTDRGTVALYFVGRDGERERITFWELAQWSNGFANVLEELGLERGDRVFGYTPRIPEQYVAMLGTLKSGCVFGGIDPQFGPEGVAYRLADAEASVVVTTPANRETVEQALEDVPSVEHVIVVSDDGVGVRQGDVSYYEALDRADHEYETVRTEGSDPALLYYTSGTTGPAKGIVHGHRWIVGVAAAQLYAADLQQHETDLYWGTGDRGWLTAPVNALGVWFWGHSILAYAGAFDPDTWTGLLDEFPVTVLSGVPAHYRRLREDADGLADADLDLHRAMSTGEPLAAELIEWGEDVLGTPIADSYGQAETGNMLINTYPSIETRPGSMGKPLPGVEAAVVDPDTGDELEPGETGEIAVSGEFPSFFLGYWEDPDRTEDAFVGDWYLTGDLGRIDEDGYFWYQGRADEMIVSGGSRIGPYAVERVLVDHESVAEAAAVPTADPELEQVVNAVVVPTEGVTPDDELAKAIREDATDRLPERAAPAELEFREALPRTTAGKIDRDELRDASLED from the coding sequence ATGGAAACGGCACCGAACCTCGCCGACTACGAGGGGCTCTCGGAGGTCTTCGAGTGGGACAGCATCTACGCCGACGCCGACTGGAACGCGCCCGACGAGATCAACGTCGCTCACGAGGTCTGTGACCGCTACCGGACCGATCGGGGCACCGTCGCGCTGTACTTCGTCGGGCGCGATGGCGAGCGCGAGCGCATCACGTTCTGGGAGCTCGCACAGTGGTCGAACGGGTTCGCGAACGTCCTCGAGGAGCTGGGTCTCGAGCGCGGCGACCGCGTCTTCGGTTACACTCCCCGAATTCCCGAGCAGTACGTCGCGATGCTCGGGACGCTCAAGTCGGGCTGTGTCTTCGGTGGGATCGACCCGCAGTTCGGTCCCGAGGGGGTCGCCTACCGGCTCGCCGACGCCGAGGCGAGCGTCGTCGTCACGACGCCAGCGAACCGTGAAACGGTCGAGCAAGCCCTCGAGGACGTCCCCTCGGTCGAACACGTGATCGTCGTCAGCGACGACGGCGTCGGCGTGCGTCAGGGTGACGTCAGCTACTACGAGGCGCTGGACCGGGCCGATCACGAGTACGAGACCGTCCGGACCGAGGGCTCCGATCCCGCCCTGCTGTACTACACGAGCGGTACCACGGGCCCCGCGAAGGGGATCGTCCACGGCCACCGCTGGATCGTCGGCGTCGCCGCCGCCCAGCTGTACGCCGCGGACCTCCAGCAACACGAGACCGACCTCTACTGGGGGACCGGCGACCGGGGGTGGCTCACGGCCCCGGTCAACGCGCTGGGCGTCTGGTTCTGGGGTCACAGTATCCTCGCTTACGCGGGCGCGTTCGATCCCGACACCTGGACGGGGCTGCTCGACGAGTTCCCCGTCACCGTCCTCTCGGGGGTCCCCGCCCACTACCGACGGCTACGCGAGGACGCCGACGGGCTCGCGGACGCCGACCTCGATCTCCACCGGGCGATGAGCACCGGGGAACCCCTCGCGGCCGAGCTGATCGAGTGGGGCGAGGACGTCCTCGGAACGCCGATCGCCGACAGCTACGGCCAGGCCGAGACGGGGAACATGCTGATCAACACCTACCCGTCGATCGAGACCAGGCCGGGCAGCATGGGGAAACCGCTACCCGGCGTGGAGGCTGCGGTGGTCGATCCCGACACCGGCGACGAGCTCGAGCCCGGCGAGACGGGCGAGATCGCCGTTAGCGGCGAGTTTCCCTCGTTCTTCCTTGGGTACTGGGAGGACCCCGACCGTACCGAGGACGCCTTCGTCGGCGACTGGTACCTGACGGGTGATCTGGGACGGATCGACGAGGACGGCTACTTCTGGTACCAGGGACGGGCCGACGAGATGATCGTCAGCGGGGGATCACGCATCGGGCCCTACGCGGTCGAACGCGTCCTCGTGGACCACGAGTCGGTCGCCGAGGCCGCCGCGGTGCCGACGGCCGATCCCGAACTCGAACAGGTCGTAAACGCCGTCGTCGTTCCCACCGAGGGTGTGACACCGGACGACGAGCTCGCCAAGGCGATCCGCGAGGACGCGACCGACCGACTGCCCGAGCGCGCCGCGCCGGCGGAGCTCGAGTTCCGCGAGGCGCTGCCGCGGACGACTGCCGGAAAGATCGATCGCGACGAGCTCCGGGACGCGTCGCTCGAGGACTGA
- a CDS encoding ArsR/SmtB family transcription factor, with product MARLFPFRSEPRSEEGQPRIVGLEGEDADAVFGALSSTTARRIYARLDDEPATPSDLAEAVDSSIQNVRYHLENLEEAGLVEVVDTWYSSRGNEMSVYATTDGPLIVTSDESTGARLRTVLARVLGGIAVLAGGSLVVQYAVSRWFGGAGGPGLASEDVARTEGATGDRGSDGVPESVETVGTVVASAPPGLLFFLGGLAVLLAVTGYWYRSRPAY from the coding sequence ATGGCTCGCCTGTTCCCCTTCCGCTCGGAGCCGCGATCCGAGGAGGGGCAACCGCGGATCGTCGGCCTCGAAGGCGAGGACGCCGACGCGGTGTTCGGCGCCCTCTCGTCGACGACGGCCCGCCGGATCTACGCGCGCCTCGACGACGAGCCCGCCACGCCCAGCGATCTCGCCGAGGCGGTCGACTCCTCGATCCAGAACGTCCGGTACCACCTCGAGAACTTGGAGGAGGCGGGGCTGGTCGAGGTCGTCGACACCTGGTACTCCTCGCGGGGCAACGAGATGAGCGTCTATGCGACGACCGACGGGCCGCTGATCGTCACCAGCGACGAGTCGACGGGGGCTCGCCTCCGGACGGTGCTCGCGCGCGTCCTCGGCGGGATCGCCGTCCTCGCGGGGGGGAGCCTGGTCGTCCAGTACGCCGTCTCCCGCTGGTTCGGCGGGGCCGGCGGCCCGGGGTTGGCGAGCGAGGACGTCGCTCGAACGGAGGGGGCGACGGGCGATCGGGGGAGTGACGGAGTCCCCGAGAGCGTCGAAACCGTCGGGACGGTGGTCGCGAGCGCACCGCCGGGGCTGCTCTTTTTTCTGGGTGGTCTGGCGGTGTTGCTTGCGGTGACGGGGTACTGGTACCGAAGCCGTCCCGCGTACTGA
- a CDS encoding HFX_2341 family transcriptional regulator — protein MQTHIVPVGFDYDRLIAPLVRDQIDVDRVILLEGAVGSEANVEYSRHLSEKLETDFRNLLGAETDRFVLEDVYDYDEAFEQAYDLITTELDAGHEVWVNVAAMPRTVSFAFATAANSLMVERQEDREAIHTYYTAPEKYLETELAEELREGIDLLEDLEDEGVEDDRVTERLESARSLLAEFDERGTTIGAKEIDGQHVVELPVASFSNVKPFEELILYKLGEDGEFDSVSELAEALARELNEEYTDSFRSKVIYNVDRLGPGGKGYIEREEHGKSYRTRLSRIGELWVRAHSNSDGGPSTDTGR, from the coding sequence ATGCAAACCCACATCGTCCCGGTCGGCTTCGACTACGACCGGCTGATCGCGCCGCTGGTGCGCGATCAGATCGACGTCGACCGCGTCATCCTGCTGGAGGGCGCCGTCGGCAGCGAGGCAAACGTCGAGTACTCCCGCCATCTCTCCGAGAAGCTCGAGACCGATTTTCGGAACCTGCTGGGCGCCGAGACCGATCGGTTCGTCCTCGAGGACGTCTACGACTACGACGAGGCGTTCGAACAGGCCTACGACCTCATCACGACCGAGCTCGACGCCGGTCACGAGGTCTGGGTTAACGTCGCCGCGATGCCCCGCACCGTCAGCTTCGCGTTCGCGACCGCGGCGAACTCGCTGATGGTCGAGCGCCAGGAGGATCGCGAGGCGATCCACACCTACTACACCGCCCCGGAGAAGTACCTGGAGACCGAACTGGCCGAGGAGCTTCGGGAGGGGATCGATCTGCTCGAGGACCTCGAGGACGAGGGGGTCGAGGACGACCGCGTCACCGAGCGCCTCGAGAGCGCCCGCTCGCTGCTCGCGGAGTTCGACGAGCGCGGGACGACGATCGGGGCCAAGGAGATCGACGGCCAGCACGTCGTCGAGCTCCCCGTCGCCTCCTTCTCGAACGTCAAACCGTTCGAGGAGCTCATCCTGTACAAGCTCGGCGAGGACGGCGAGTTCGACTCGGTCTCCGAGCTGGCGGAGGCGCTGGCTCGCGAGTTAAACGAGGAGTACACCGACAGCTTCCGCTCGAAGGTGATCTACAACGTCGACCGCCTGGGTCCGGGCGGAAAGGGGTACATCGAGCGCGAGGAACACGGGAAGTCCTACCGCACCCGGCTCTCGCGGATCGGCGAGCTGTGGGTGCGGGCCCACTCGAACTCGGACGGGGGGCCGTCGACCGACACCGGCAGGTAG
- a CDS encoding DUF3311 domain-containing protein, with protein MARLALWGWIAVAIGLSALTIPWFLWGDGTVVAGVPLWLWWHVGWMGVASLVFWLFARHAWGLGIETGEDASGGDTSGGTSSSASADAGGERR; from the coding sequence ATGGCACGGCTGGCGCTGTGGGGGTGGATCGCCGTCGCGATCGGACTGAGCGCGCTCACGATCCCGTGGTTCCTCTGGGGCGACGGGACGGTCGTCGCCGGAGTTCCGCTGTGGCTCTGGTGGCACGTCGGCTGGATGGGCGTGGCCTCGCTCGTCTTCTGGCTGTTCGCCCGACACGCGTGGGGTCTCGGGATCGAAACGGGCGAGGACGCAAGCGGCGGTGACACGAGCGGCGGGACGTCCTCGAGCGCGAGCGCCGACGCCGGGGGTGAGCGACGGTGA
- the dnaG gene encoding DNA primase DnaG translates to MEDTSKYHIHANVTANGVVERSDVVGAIFGQTEGLLGDELDLRDLRQSQKVGRIDVEISSTKGQSHGRLTIATSLDKVETATLAASLETITRIGPCRASLEIDEIEDVRAAKRKAVVDRAKELLQTGFDDSVMSSEEILAEVRQHVRVEDITEYEGLPAGPRVTDSDAIIVVEGRSDVLTLLKYGVKNAIAVEGTNVPDAVAELTRHRTVTVFLDGDRGGDLIFEELSQVGDIDYVAFAPAGESVEELDHHQLFAALRNKVPYDSVSELNEPREAVAATDGSATPSPPASSPPTIDEESPDGPSAGSNRSAAAPETDANADDGADSPSELPADESPTEPETVYGHAAVVVAGDTDRARFLDADGDVLEEAPAGEVDDALADAGTVPTTVVLDGILDQRLLDLAADRGVERIVARSLGQFTKRPTSVRVHAVDEIADTPPSE, encoded by the coding sequence ATGGAAGACACCTCGAAATATCATATCCACGCGAACGTGACGGCTAACGGGGTGGTCGAGCGAAGCGACGTCGTCGGTGCGATCTTCGGCCAGACGGAGGGGTTACTGGGCGACGAGCTCGACCTCCGCGATCTCCGCCAGTCACAGAAGGTCGGACGTATCGACGTCGAAATCAGCAGCACGAAGGGCCAATCCCACGGTCGGCTCACCATCGCGACCAGCCTCGACAAGGTCGAGACGGCGACGCTTGCGGCCTCACTAGAGACGATCACCCGGATCGGCCCCTGTCGGGCCTCCCTCGAGATCGACGAGATCGAGGACGTCCGTGCGGCCAAACGCAAGGCGGTCGTCGACCGGGCGAAGGAGCTGCTCCAGACCGGGTTCGACGACTCGGTGATGAGCTCCGAGGAGATCCTGGCGGAGGTCCGCCAGCACGTCCGCGTCGAGGACATCACCGAGTACGAGGGGCTCCCTGCGGGGCCGCGGGTGACCGACAGCGACGCGATCATCGTCGTCGAGGGCCGATCGGACGTGCTGACGCTGCTGAAGTACGGCGTCAAAAACGCCATCGCCGTCGAGGGGACGAACGTCCCCGACGCGGTCGCCGAGCTGACCCGCCACCGAACCGTCACCGTCTTTCTCGACGGCGATCGGGGCGGAGACCTGATCTTCGAAGAGCTCTCCCAGGTCGGCGACATCGACTACGTCGCGTTCGCGCCTGCCGGCGAGTCCGTCGAAGAGCTCGACCACCACCAGCTGTTCGCCGCGCTCCGGAACAAAGTCCCCTACGACAGCGTCTCGGAACTCAACGAGCCCCGTGAGGCGGTCGCCGCGACCGACGGAAGCGCGACGCCGTCGCCGCCAGCCTCGTCCCCGCCGACGATCGACGAGGAGTCCCCCGACGGACCGTCGGCCGGTTCGAACCGCAGTGCAGCGGCTCCGGAAACCGACGCCAACGCCGACGACGGGGCGGACTCTCCGTCAGAGCTCCCCGCCGACGAGTCGCCGACCGAGCCCGAAACCGTCTACGGCCACGCGGCGGTCGTCGTCGCCGGCGACACGGACCGCGCGCGCTTTCTCGACGCCGACGGCGACGTCCTCGAGGAGGCTCCGGCCGGGGAGGTCGACGACGCGCTCGCGGACGCCGGGACGGTGCCGACGACGGTCGTCCTCGATGGAATTCTGGACCAGCGGCTGCTGGATCTCGCGGCCGACCGTGGCGTCGAGCGGATCGTCGCCCGCTCGCTCGGCCAGTTCACCAAGCGGCCGACGAGCGTTCGGGTCCACGCGGTCGACGAGATCGCCGACACGCCCCCCTCAGAGTGA
- a CDS encoding bacterio-opsin activator domain-containing protein, producing the protein MDEDGQSGEGTSLVAHDDPDAVQTILDGLPDGVYVLEEEGGGLINERVVELLGTDRADAEAVDRLRSLFGSAHERALERQEPVTADVYDPVTDAWLETHIEPAGTSVTGCLRDVGERKEHDRRVDQQRERMEGLRGVYSVMRAINGVIVTDATRDELERITCETLADEPGYEFAFVAAVDSGSGNIVRRAEAGVEGYVDRIPLSTDPDDPAGRGPAGRAIRSQQLQVSNDVLADPDFEPWREEARELGYRSAAAIPIVHEGGLYGVLGVAGTNRNAFTDQVAEGLGQLGDVLGHAIAAIERKRALMSDQLIELEYEIADGVGVFDGPSMDGHRVDFERVVQVDDDRFLEFGVTAAETFPKLETLADCIPHWKGVEPIDESAGEVTFELEIASPPMFSVVASHGGYVESAALEAGDYRVTVHLPESADVRAVTEAIREVYPEATNVARRQVTPSEDSIAQLQDHLYGVLTDRQRTVLETAYYAGFFEWPRHSSGEEIAETLGITPATFHEHLRSAQHKIVAAVFNEPNTTRAGSERE; encoded by the coding sequence ATGGACGAGGACGGTCAGTCCGGGGAGGGCACGTCGCTCGTCGCACACGACGACCCCGACGCGGTGCAGACGATCCTCGACGGCCTGCCCGACGGCGTCTACGTCCTCGAGGAAGAGGGAGGTGGCCTGATAAACGAACGCGTCGTCGAGCTGCTCGGGACCGATCGCGCCGACGCCGAAGCGGTCGATCGCCTTCGCTCGCTGTTCGGGAGCGCACACGAACGAGCCCTCGAGCGCCAGGAGCCGGTCACCGCGGACGTATACGACCCCGTGACCGACGCCTGGCTCGAGACACACATCGAGCCAGCCGGGACCAGCGTCACGGGCTGTCTTCGGGACGTCGGCGAGCGGAAGGAGCACGATCGACGGGTCGATCAACAGCGCGAGCGGATGGAAGGGCTGCGCGGCGTCTACAGTGTCATGCGGGCGATCAACGGCGTGATCGTTACCGACGCCACCCGGGACGAGCTCGAGCGGATTACCTGCGAGACCCTCGCCGACGAACCGGGGTACGAGTTCGCGTTCGTGGCCGCGGTCGATTCGGGCTCCGGGAACATCGTCCGGCGAGCCGAGGCCGGCGTCGAAGGCTACGTCGATCGCATCCCGCTCTCGACCGACCCGGACGACCCTGCGGGGCGAGGGCCCGCCGGGCGTGCGATTCGATCCCAGCAGCTCCAGGTGTCAAACGACGTCCTCGCCGATCCCGACTTCGAACCCTGGCGCGAAGAGGCCCGCGAGCTGGGGTACCGATCGGCCGCCGCGATCCCGATCGTCCACGAGGGCGGGCTCTACGGCGTGCTCGGCGTGGCCGGCACCAACCGGAACGCGTTCACCGATCAGGTGGCCGAGGGGCTCGGACAGCTCGGCGACGTCCTCGGGCACGCGATCGCGGCCATCGAGCGCAAGCGCGCCCTGATGAGCGACCAGCTGATCGAGCTCGAGTACGAGATCGCCGACGGGGTTGGGGTGTTCGACGGCCCGTCGATGGACGGCCACCGCGTCGACTTCGAACGGGTCGTCCAGGTCGACGACGACCGGTTCCTCGAGTTCGGCGTGACAGCGGCCGAGACGTTTCCGAAGCTCGAGACGCTGGCCGACTGTATCCCCCACTGGAAGGGCGTCGAGCCGATCGACGAGTCGGCCGGCGAGGTGACCTTCGAGCTCGAGATCGCGTCGCCGCCGATGTTCTCTGTCGTCGCGTCCCACGGCGGCTACGTCGAGTCGGCCGCCCTCGAGGCGGGCGACTACCGCGTGACCGTCCACCTCCCCGAGAGCGCCGACGTGCGCGCGGTCACCGAGGCGATCCGGGAGGTCTACCCCGAAGCGACCAACGTCGCCCGCCGACAGGTAACCCCCTCCGAGGACTCGATCGCCCAGCTCCAGGACCACCTCTACGGCGTGTTGACCGATCGCCAGCGCACCGTCCTCGAGACGGCCTACTACGCGGGCTTTTTCGAGTGGCCCCGACACAGCTCGGGCGAGGAGATCGCCGAGACCCTCGGGATCACGCCAGCGACGTTCCACGAGCACCTCCGGTCGGCCCAGCACAAGATCGTCGCGGCGGTGTTCAACGAACCGAACACGACCCGGGCGGGGAGCGAGCGGGAGTGA
- a CDS encoding sodium:solute symporter family protein: protein MSVALQLGIIVGYLLLALVIGLVAYRLTDRTAEDFYLASRTVGTIVLLFTTFATLLSAFTFFAGPNVAYQQGPEWVLVMGLMDGIIFAILWYVIGYKQWLLGRKYGYVTLGEMLGERFGSRRLRGLVAGISLLWLFPYVMLQQVGAGTALQALTDGTVPYAVGAGLITAFMILYVVVAGFRGIAWTDTLQGAFMLVATWIALLWVLAAVGGPGAATAALEAEAAHHLALGSDFYTVQWMLSTAITIGFGVAMFPQVNQRFFAAGSKTVLKRSFALWPILCVLLFVPSFLLGAWARGLDVAIPAGENVLPVVLAEYTPVWFAALVIAGAMAAMMSSSDSMLLSGSSYFTRDLYRPYVDRDVSERREDLLARVGVVVFATAAFLGSLLQPATLFELGDAAFSGFAQLALPVLVALYWRKTTRTGITAGIVASQAFYLSALFTAVPGTYAGWSAGLVGMGLGLVVTVGVSVVTTPAADERRAIYFDGLGAD, encoded by the coding sequence GTGAGCGTCGCGCTCCAGCTCGGGATCATCGTCGGCTACCTCCTGCTGGCGCTCGTGATCGGGCTGGTCGCCTACCGGCTGACCGACCGCACCGCCGAGGACTTCTACCTCGCGAGCCGGACGGTGGGTACGATCGTCCTGCTGTTTACGACCTTCGCGACGCTTTTGTCGGCGTTTACGTTCTTCGCGGGGCCGAACGTCGCCTACCAGCAGGGACCCGAGTGGGTCCTCGTGATGGGGTTGATGGACGGGATCATCTTCGCGATCCTCTGGTACGTCATCGGCTACAAGCAGTGGCTGCTGGGCCGGAAGTACGGGTACGTCACCCTCGGCGAGATGCTCGGCGAGCGGTTCGGTTCGCGTCGGCTCCGGGGGCTCGTCGCGGGAATCAGCCTGCTCTGGCTCTTTCCGTACGTCATGCTCCAGCAGGTCGGCGCCGGCACGGCGCTGCAGGCGCTGACCGACGGGACCGTCCCCTACGCAGTCGGCGCGGGGCTGATCACCGCGTTCATGATCCTCTACGTCGTCGTCGCCGGCTTCCGGGGGATCGCCTGGACCGACACCCTCCAGGGGGCGTTCATGCTCGTCGCGACCTGGATCGCCCTGCTCTGGGTGCTGGCGGCGGTCGGCGGCCCCGGAGCGGCGACCGCAGCGCTGGAGGCCGAGGCGGCCCACCACCTCGCGCTGGGCAGCGACTTCTACACCGTCCAGTGGATGCTCTCGACGGCGATCACGATCGGTTTCGGCGTCGCGATGTTCCCGCAGGTTAACCAGCGGTTTTTCGCCGCGGGCTCGAAGACGGTTCTGAAGCGGTCGTTCGCGCTCTGGCCGATCCTCTGTGTGTTGTTGTTCGTCCCCTCGTTCCTGCTGGGCGCCTGGGCGCGCGGGCTCGACGTGGCGATTCCTGCGGGTGAGAACGTCCTCCCCGTCGTCCTGGCGGAGTACACCCCCGTCTGGTTCGCCGCGCTGGTGATCGCCGGCGCGATGGCCGCGATGATGTCCTCGTCGGACTCGATGCTGCTGTCGGGCTCGTCGTACTTCACCCGTGATCTCTACCGCCCCTACGTCGACCGCGACGTCTCCGAGCGCCGTGAGGATCTCCTGGCCCGGGTCGGGGTCGTCGTGTTCGCGACGGCCGCGTTCCTCGGCAGCCTCCTCCAGCCCGCGACGCTGTTCGAACTGGGCGACGCCGCGTTCAGCGGATTCGCCCAGCTCGCGCTTCCCGTGCTGGTCGCGCTCTACTGGCGGAAGACGACGCGGACGGGGATCACCGCCGGGATCGTCGCGAGCCAGGCGTTTTACCTCTCGGCGCTCTTCACGGCCGTCCCGGGCACCTACGCGGGCTGGTCGGCCGGGCTCGTCGGCATGGGGCTGGGCCTGGTCGTCACCGTCGGTGTCTCCGTCGTGACGACGCCCGCAGCCGACGAGCGGCGCGCGATCTACTTCGACGGGCTCGGCGCCGACTAG
- a CDS encoding efflux RND transporter permease subunit: MGGSIADRYADLIVSHSKLIVLLVLVLTGIVAVGAAIGESEDGEIGQFETDSEETEALEEIEETYATDDQVVAQLVVRDEGGDVLTRDSLLEGLSLQQEIRENESLNATLADEGFVALENVVATGAVFEDRAAEAEGPPDTSEPTLDEQIEALEDRSDEDVEELLADVLDPDADNQGEDPYEFLPNDYDPGSTSADARIAFLFQVDDGAEDDDPEAAYAAQVEIDGLVEDRFDDAFLFGQGVTDEASSSAVGDSFAIITPVAFVLVLVALGVAYRDVVDVLVSLFGIGVVMAWLAGLLGWLEIPTSQLLIAVPFLLIGLSIDYSLHVIMRSREARAGILERDDRRQADSTTVDEPATDGGDDRTPRNGMRFGLAGVVLALAAATFSTGVGFLSNVVSPLPAIQDFAILSAGGILATFVAFAVLVPALKVEVDELLEGRFGIDRRKEPFGRSAGPVNRALSGVVSLVQRAPLAVVAVALLLAIGGAYGATGIDTEFNQADFLPEDAPEWAQSLPGPLAADTYTVSDDAEYLGDNFQEQGEGSQAQLLIRGDVTDPATLAAIENGTAGIDDGEDGTIAVGPGGEPAVESPVSVIQEVAAENESVATALEERDTDGDGLPDEDLAGLYDELYEADEDAAATVLHRTDEGEYETARMLVDVRGDASAQAVADDTRTLASAIEADASVSAIATGGPVTNAVVQDALLETLVQAFAVTLVVILVFLTVLYWVRHRALTLGAITLAPVVAALAWLLGTMAVLDVPFNSETAVITSLAIGLGVDYSIHVAERFQDESERQPSLSDALGATITGTGGALLGSALTTAAGFGVLALALAPPLQRFGLVTGLSIIFAFVACLTVLPCLLVVRERVLERFGTAGSA; the protein is encoded by the coding sequence ATGGGCGGATCGATCGCCGATCGCTACGCTGACCTGATCGTTTCCCATAGCAAGCTGATCGTCCTGCTCGTGCTCGTTCTCACGGGGATCGTCGCCGTCGGCGCCGCGATCGGCGAGAGCGAGGACGGGGAGATCGGCCAGTTCGAGACCGACTCCGAGGAGACCGAAGCGCTCGAGGAGATCGAGGAGACGTACGCGACCGACGATCAGGTCGTCGCCCAGCTCGTCGTTCGCGACGAGGGCGGCGACGTCCTCACCCGCGACTCGTTGCTCGAGGGACTGTCCCTCCAACAAGAGATCCGCGAGAACGAGAGTCTGAACGCGACGCTCGCCGACGAGGGCTTCGTCGCTCTCGAGAACGTCGTCGCAACGGGGGCGGTCTTCGAGGACCGCGCAGCCGAGGCCGAGGGGCCGCCCGACACCAGCGAGCCGACCCTCGACGAGCAGATCGAAGCGCTCGAGGACCGCTCCGACGAGGACGTCGAGGAGCTGCTCGCCGACGTTCTGGACCCCGACGCGGACAACCAGGGTGAGGATCCCTACGAGTTCCTCCCGAACGACTACGATCCGGGCTCGACGAGCGCTGACGCCCGGATCGCCTTCCTCTTCCAGGTCGACGACGGTGCTGAGGACGACGATCCCGAAGCGGCCTACGCGGCCCAGGTCGAGATCGACGGGCTCGTCGAGGATCGCTTCGACGACGCCTTCCTCTTCGGACAGGGCGTCACCGACGAGGCCTCGAGCAGCGCGGTCGGCGACAGCTTCGCGATCATCACGCCCGTCGCGTTCGTGCTCGTGTTGGTCGCGCTCGGGGTCGCCTACCGCGACGTCGTCGACGTGCTGGTCAGCCTGTTCGGGATCGGCGTCGTAATGGCCTGGCTCGCGGGCCTCCTCGGCTGGCTCGAGATCCCCACGAGCCAGCTGCTGATCGCGGTTCCGTTCCTGCTGATCGGGCTCAGCATCGACTACTCCCTGCATGTCATCATGCGTTCACGGGAGGCGAGAGCGGGGATCCTCGAGCGCGACGACCGCAGGCAGGCCGATTCGACGACAGTCGACGAGCCTGCCACTGACGGGGGCGACGACCGAACGCCGCGAAACGGAATGCGTTTCGGACTGGCGGGGGTCGTCCTCGCGCTCGCGGCCGCGACGTTCTCGACCGGGGTCGGGTTCCTCTCGAACGTCGTCAGCCCCCTGCCGGCGATCCAGGACTTTGCGATCCTCTCGGCGGGCGGGATCCTCGCGACGTTCGTCGCCTTCGCCGTCCTCGTACCCGCGCTGAAGGTCGAGGTCGACGAACTGCTCGAGGGACGGTTCGGGATCGATCGACGGAAGGAGCCGTTCGGACGGAGCGCGGGTCCCGTCAACCGCGCGCTCTCGGGAGTCGTCTCGCTCGTCCAGCGCGCGCCGCTTGCCGTCGTCGCCGTCGCGCTGTTGCTCGCGATCGGCGGGGCCTACGGCGCCACGGGGATCGACACCGAGTTCAACCAGGCTGACTTCCTGCCCGAAGACGCCCCCGAGTGGGCGCAGTCGCTCCCGGGGCCGCTGGCGGCCGACACGTACACGGTCAGCGACGACGCCGAGTACCTCGGCGACAACTTCCAGGAGCAGGGTGAGGGAAGTCAGGCCCAGCTACTGATACGCGGGGACGTCACCGACCCCGCGACGCTCGCCGCAATCGAGAACGGGACGGCGGGGATCGACGACGGCGAGGACGGAACGATCGCGGTCGGTCCCGGGGGCGAGCCCGCCGTCGAGAGTCCGGTCTCGGTCATCCAGGAGGTCGCCGCCGAAAACGAGTCAGTCGCCACGGCCCTCGAGGAGCGCGACACGGACGGTGACGGGCTGCCAGACGAGGATCTCGCGGGACTGTACGATGAACTGTACGAGGCCGACGAGGACGCAGCCGCCACCGTACTGCATCGGACCGACGAGGGTGAGTACGAGACCGCACGCATGCTCGTCGACGTCCGCGGCGACGCCTCCGCGCAGGCGGTCGCCGACGATACGCGCACCCTCGCAAGCGCCATCGAGGCCGACGCCTCGGTGTCGGCGATCGCCACCGGCGGCCCCGTGACGAACGCTGTCGTCCAGGACGCCTTGCTCGAGACGCTCGTCCAGGCGTTCGCCGTGACGCTCGTCGTGATTCTGGTCTTCCTGACGGTGCTGTACTGGGTCCGCCATCGGGCGCTCACGCTGGGGGCGATCACGCTCGCGCCCGTGGTCGCCGCGCTGGCGTGGCTGTTGGGGACGATGGCCGTCCTCGACGTGCCGTTCAACAGCGAGACGGCCGTCATCACGAGCCTCGCGATCGGACTGGGCGTCGACTACAGCATCCACGTCGCGGAGCGGTTCCAGGACGAGTCGGAGCGCCAGCCGTCGCTCAGCGACGCCCTCGGCGCGACGATCACCGGCACCGGCGGGGCGTTGCTCGGTAGCGCGCTGACCACGGCGGCCGGCTTCGGCGTCCTCGCGCTCGCGCTGGCGCCGCCGCTCCAGCGGTTCGGGCTCGTGACGGGACTGAGCATCATCTTCGCCTTCGTCGCCTGTCTCACCGTGCTGCCGTGTCTGCTCGTGGTCCGGGAACGCGTCCTCGAGCGGTTCGGAACGGCGGGATCGGCGTAG